The Macrobrachium rosenbergii isolate ZJJX-2024 chromosome 18, ASM4041242v1, whole genome shotgun sequence genome has a window encoding:
- the LOC136847931 gene encoding uncharacterized protein has product MLIDTGAMRSMFPPSREDRRRPPDPTASLTAATRSPILSYGTKLLSMSILGRRYKWKFIVADVRTLLLGADFLAHFGLAVDISRKCLLDTKSCKSLPLSLGPREPAICSVVSHQYGFLLKEFPGVFKPELCQVPRAPTKHGIYHHIKTKGPPTAPSGGQEGLH; this is encoded by the coding sequence atgttgatcgacactggagccatgcggtCAATGTTCccaccttccagagaggaccgcagacgtccaccggacccgactgcctccctgacggccgccaccAGGTcacccatcctctcctacggcaccaagctcctgtcgatgtccatccttggccggaggtacaagtgGAAATTCATCGTCGCAGACGTTaggaccctgctcctgggtgcagacttcctcgcccacttcggattAGCAGTCGACATCAGCCgcaaatgcctgctggacaccaagtcctgcaagtccctgcccttgtcgctgggccccagggagcccgccatctgttctgTCGTGTCCCACCAGTATGGTTTCCTCCTGAAGGAATTTCCAGgagtcttcaaacccgagctttgccaggtgcccagggcccctaccaaacacgggatatatcatcacatcaaaacaaaggggccccccacagcgccttcaggaggccaagaggGCCTTCACTGA